CCACCCCCAATGGGGCTCGGCTCTGGTGCTGCACGGCCGCCACGGCTGCGGCCAAAACTACGCCGCTCAATTCTTGAAGAGCGGGGTCGAGCTGAGCATCGCCGCCAATCCGGCGCCCTGGCGCTTCTTCTTGGAGAGCTACGGGACCGACATCGCCAAGAAGGTCAAGCTCGAGGAGATGGCGCTCTTCACCCGCGTCGCCGAAACCTTGGACATTCCCTTAGCCAATCCCCTGCCCTATCAAGCTTCGAGCTTGGAAGTGCGGCAAGAAGCCGCCAAGGTTTCCAAATACACGGTCGAGGATTTCGCGGTGGCTATGGTTTTTCAGATCGCGGCCGAAAGCGCCAAACAGAACCCGGCTATCCCTCCCCCGGTCATCTTCCAGAAAGTCATCGAAGGAATGGCGCCGGAGCTGAAGATGGATTCGGATCAGCTTTTCAAAAATACCCGGCTCTTTCTTCGAGAGTTTCCGACCATGCAGGGCCAGCTGGAGGAATCGGATCGCCGGATCCAGCACCTGGTCGACACTTCCAACAAGGTGAACCGGCGAGCCTTGGAAAAATTGGCGGCGGAATCCAAGGACGGCCCGGCCCAAAGCCTCTTCGTTCTCGGCTCGAATCATGTCGACTTGGTGAAGCAGGTTTACAGCTCCGAGAAGATCAAATAGTTTCTCCGGATCGGAGAAACCATGGCCCTGCCGACCCTCGAAACTCCCCGCCTCCGCCTTCGTCCCTTCGAGATTTGGGACGCATCCGAGGTCCAGCGCCTGGCCGGCGACTTCCGGATCGCCGACACCACCTTGCGCATTCCTCATCCTTATGAAGACGGCATGGCCGAAGCCTGGATCGAGTCGCAGGCCGAGATGTCGCCGCAAAGCTCCGAGATCGTTTTCGCCATCATTCGCAAAGAGGATGCTTCGCTAGTCGGTGCGGTTGGATTGGCGAATATCAGTCACCCCCCTTTGAAAAAGGGGGGCCAGGGGGGATTTAACCTCGGTCGCGACACTATGAAATCCGAAGCCGAGCTGGGCTATTGGATCGGCGTGCCCTATTGGAACCAAGGCTATGCCAGCGAAGCCGGCGCCGCGATTCTCGATTTCGCCTTTTCGGAGCTGGGCCTGAAGCGGGTGCATGCCAATCATTTTCGGAGGAATCCGGCTTCGGGCCGGGTTTTGCAAAAGTTGGGGATGAAGTCGGATCCCTCGGCGCCGACTCAAGTTGAAAAAGCGGGAAAGGTCGAAGTTGTGGTGGCCTACGAGATCAGTGCCGGCCGCTAAGCCAAAAAACGACTCCACCCACCGCGAAGAGAGCGGTCCCGCCGAGGACGGCCGCGAGGGGTAGGCTGAAAGCC
Above is a window of bacterium DNA encoding:
- a CDS encoding GNAT family N-acetyltransferase codes for the protein MALPTLETPRLRLRPFEIWDASEVQRLAGDFRIADTTLRIPHPYEDGMAEAWIESQAEMSPQSSEIVFAIIRKEDASLVGAVGLANISHPPLKKGGQGGFNLGRDTMKSEAELGYWIGVPYWNQGYASEAGAAILDFAFSELGLKRVHANHFRRNPASGRVLQKLGMKSDPSAPTQVEKAGKVEVVVAYEISAGR